A region of the Nocardia nova SH22a genome:
TCCTCCGGCGTGGCCACCCGCGCGTGGTGACCCTTGTTGTGCTCGACGAAGAAGTGCCCGTATCCCGACTGGGCGAGTGCCACCTTCGCGAGCCAGCGCTCCAGATTCTCGACCCGATGGCCGAGTTCGTGCGCGGCATTGATCCCGATCCCGCTGACCAGGCCCAGCGTGGCGGCCAGCCCCACCTTGTCGACGATGCCGAGGTCGTTCCCGCCCCACATGTAGGCGGCGATGATCAGCCCGGCCAGCTGGATCGGCAGGAACAGATAGGTGCACCAGCGGTAGTACCGGTCGTGGGAGAGCCGTTCGTAGTCCTCGTCGCGCGGATTGGAGCCGTCCTCGCCGACGAGCCAGTCGAGCAGGGGAATCGCGATCAGCACGACGATCGGCCCGATCCACCAGAACACCGTGAGCCCCGTGTGCATGACCAGCTGGGAGGGGAGTAACGCACAGCCAGGGGCTATCAATCCCAACATCCACAAGAGTCGTTTGGGATCTGACGGGACCGCCTGTTTGCCGACCGATTGCACGCATGCTCCACAAGAAACGAACTGGACTTCTGCCAGATCAATATGTATCGACTTTCCATTCGTTACGCAGGGTCGAACTCACCAAAGGTGGCGACCGTTACATCCACGGCCGCGATGATCCTGTGCCGCTGGGTAACAGCTCAGCGGCGGGCATACCGGGAGCTAACCATCGCACCGGCGGCCGCATCGGCGGTGACAGGCATTCGGCCGATTCCCCGCGGCGCCGAGGGACCGACCCGGCTGCCGGTCAGCATCCGCCGCCGGTCCGGAAATCAATCGTTATACGTCACAATACGATTCGGCGATCGCTCAACCGCGCTCCGAGGCCGCGAGGATCGCCTCCACATACGGCGAAAGCAGCAGACTCAGCTCCTCCGGGGCGTCTCGGTGGACGGCCGCGGGAGTCGGGATATAGCTGATCGCGATCCGCACCAGCGCGTGCGCCAGCACATCTGCCTGCGACGATGAGGCGCCGACCCAGCTCCGCTCGAATGCGGCGGCCAATCGCTGGGCGGCATGCTCGATGAGCGGCCCGGCGTCGAGAGTGATCAATCGCAGCAGATCCAGTTTCGCCTCGCCGACGACGAGCGACTGCACCAGCGGATCGGCCGCGCTGTCCAAAATGAAATTTGCCAGCCCTTCGCGGAAGGCCGAGCGCGCGTCGCCGACGTTGTCGTCGATCGCGGCGCCGACATGGTCCACCAGTTGATCGGCGAGCCGTAACGCGTACGCCTGGGCCAGCCCCGTCCGGGAACCGAACTCGTTGTAGAGCGTCTGGCGGCTCACCCCCGCCTGCGCGGCGACATCCCCCAGCGTGATCTTGCCCCAGTCCCGCTCGACGAGCAGTTCGCGCACCGCGTCGAGCACGGAGGTACGCAGGAGGCTGCGGGCAGCCTCCTGATACGGGACCCGGACACCGTTACGCGGCATACCGGTGACGGTGTCACGGGCCGATTCCGCAGTCAAAACAACTCACGAACGCTCGATCTCGACCATGAAGAAGTCGGCCTTCGCGGCGCCGCAATCCGGACAGGTCCAGTCGTCGGGGATATCGTCCCAGCGCGTGCCGGGCGCGATCCCCTCATCCGGCCAGCCCTGCTCCTCGTCGTACTCGAAGCCACACTGGATGCATTGATAGATCCGGAACTCGCCACTCACCGCGCCTCCTGCTGAAACCTGCGGGAAACCCGCACCCGGTCGGCCCGGCGAGCCGCTTCGCGATTGTCGCTCACAGTGCCTCCTCGAAATCGATCTTCTCCCGCACCCCGCAGTCCGGACAGCACCAGTCGTCGGGAACAGAATCCCACGGCGTACCCGCCGGAAACCCTTCGTGGGGTTCACCTTTGACCTCGTCGTACACGTAATCGCAGACAGGACAACGAAAAGCGCTCACCGTGCCTCCTGAAATCTGCGGGACACCCGCACCTGGTCGGCACAGCGAGCCGCTACGCGATTGTCGCTCACCGTTCCTCCTCCGCATACCGTGCGAGGACCCGGGATCGCTTGGGCGGGTGCACATTCGCCAGGCTCAGATCACCCTCGTAATGGGCGATGACGCGCTTGTCCATGACGCGACGCCACAGCGGCGGGAAGTAGGCCAGCAGGATCATGCTGGCGTATCCGCTGGGCAGATTCGGCGCGCCGTCCCAGCTGCGCAGGGTCTGGTAGCGGCGGGTGGGATAGGCGTGATGATCGCTGTGCCGCTGCAGGTGGTACAGGAAGATGTTGGTGACGATGTGGTCGCTGTTCCAGCTGTGCCGCGGCAGCGGCCGCTCGTACCGGCCCCGGTCGGTGCGCTGGCGCAACAACCCGTAGTGCTCGAGATAGTTGACCGCCTCGAGCAGGCTGAATCCGACCACCGCCTGCAGGATCAGATACGGCAGCAATCCGATGCCGAACACCGCGACCAGCACCGCGTACAGCAGCAGCGACATCGCCCACGCACTGAGCACATCGTTGTGCCGCGTCCACGGCCGCTTACCGAGGCGCTCGAGCCGCGTGCGCTCGAGTCCCCACGCCGAGCGCAGACTCCCCCACACCGTGCGCGGCCAGAACGCCCAGAACGTCTCTCCGATACGCGAACTCGCCGGATCCTCGGGAGTCGCCACCCGGACGTGATGGCCGCGGTTGTGCTCGATGTAGAAGTGCCCGTACCAGGTCTGAGCCAGCGCGATCCGCGACAGCCAGCGCTCCAGATGCACCTTCTTGTGCCCGAGTTCGTGCGCGGTGTTGATCCCGATCCCGCCGATCATGCCGACGGTCAGCGCCAGCCCGATCTTGTCGACCACGCCCAGACCGCCGTCGATTCCGAGCCAGCTCAGATTGCCCGCGGTGATCAGATAGCACGCCATGACCAGCGAGGCGTACTGGAAGGGCAGGTAGATATAGGTCAGGTAGCGGTAGTACCGATCGTTCTCCAGATACTCCATGACCTCGTCCGGCGGATTCTCCCCGTCGGCGCCGAAGAACAGGTCCGCGGCCGGGATCACGAGGTAGATCAGGATCGGCCCGAGCCAGAACGGCACTCTCGCCAGCGTGTGCCAGCCCAGTTCGTTGAGCGCCCAGATCGACGGCAGCCCGATGATGAACAGTCCGGTCGGGGCGAACAGTCCCCACAGCCACAGATATCTCTTGCGATCACGCCATCCCGAGTCGAGAACTCCGCTGGAGGCTCCGGCTTCGGTCGACATCGTTGTCTCCATTTCGATACAGCTGCCACATCGACTGTGATGTGGATTACCTCTACCGTGGACAATATGTCGGATTCTGTCGGACGTCTATACATATGAAAGAATTTGTAAACCTCCTGTGACCGCGCGGAACCGCGACGACGTCACGGGGCCGCGCGGCGTCAGCGCATCAGCACATCCGAATCGGCCGGTAGCGCGTCCACCGGCCACCAGCGCAGATCCGTCGACTCGGCACTGCGCACGGGGATCGCACCCCGCGGCGCGTGGATCTTGAACAACAGATCCAGATGCCGCGTCGGCACGCCCAGCGAGCAGGTGATCGGGTGCGCCTGCGCGCCGTACAGCCCCGGCTCGACCACGAGCCCGTCGATCCCCGACTCCTCGGTCGCCTCCCGCAGCGCCGCGTCGACGACGGTCTCGTCACCGGGTTCGCAATGCCCGCCCAGCTGGATCCACCGCCCCACCCGCGGATGCAGGGTCAGCAGCACCTCCCGCCCGTCGGCGGAGAAGACCACCGCCGAGGCGGTGATGTGGCCGGGCGCGTGCTCACGCAGGCAACCGCGCGGCGCCGACCCCAGGAACGCGAGCATCGCCTCCCGGATCGACTGCTCCGGATGTGTTGCGGGATACCAGTTTTCGAGCAGCTCGGTCGCGGAGGCGTGCAGTGACGCGGCGCTCACAGCTCGATCAGCCCGAATCCGCCCGGCCGCGGCTCGCGCGGCTGCAGTTCCTCCTCGGGATAGCCGACGGCTATGGCGCCCAGCGGATTCCAGTCCCCGGCCAGATCCAGCACCTCGCGCGTCACCTCCGGCGCGAAGATCGTCGAACCGATCCAGCAGCTGCCGACACCGCGGGTCGCCAGCGCCACCAGCAGACCCTGTACCGCCGCGCCCACCGCCACGGTGAACATCGTCGACTCGGCCGCCCGGCGACGCTGATCGGGGTAGTCGTGCGCACCGTCGGGCACGCAGAACGGAATGATCACCTCGGGTGCGTCGAACAGGATGCGCCCGCGCGCCACCCGGCGCTCCACCCGCTCCGGCGCCAGTCCGTCGCCGCCCAGATCGTCACGCCATCGCGCGGCCATCGCGTTCAGCAACCTGGCGCGCAGCTCTGGCTCTCGTACCCAGACGAAGCGCACCGGATGGGTGTGATGGGGCGCGGGAGCGGTGAGGGCGTCGGCCACCGCCGCCCGGATCAGCTCGGGCTCGACCGGCGTCGCGGCGAAACTGCGCACCGACCGCCGCACCAGCAGCGCCTCCCGGCGTCCGCGCTCGATCGCCTCGGCGGTGCCGAGCCAGAACAGATCCTCCTCGCCCCCGCGCAGTAGATCCTTGGCAGTCGAGCCGTCGTCGACGGTGGCCAGGCCGCGCACGACCGCGACCGGAACTCCGCCGAGTTTGCCCTTCGCCAGGTCGGCGGCGGCCGCGAGTTCGTCGGCCACCGCGACCTGAGTGACCTGCAGTTCGTTGCCCTGGCCGTCGACCGCGCCGGCGTAGTCGTGCACCACGCGCAGGCCAGCGGCGCCGATCGCGGCGTCGATCTGCCCGATCCGCCAGGCGCGCCCCATGGTGTCGGTGATCACGACCGCGACCTCGACACCCAGCCGCCGCGCGAGCTCCGACCGGATGGCCTTCGCGCTCGCGTCGGGATCGGTCGGCAGCAGAACCAGTTCGCCCTGTTCCACATTCGACCCGTCGACCCCGGAGGCGGCCTGCACGATGCCGATCCGGTTCTCGGTGATCAGGGTGCGCCCCTTGCGCGCGAGCACCCGGACCGCCTCAGCATCGACGAGCTTCCGGCGCACCGCGTCGCGCTCCTCCGGATCCAGCGGCGCCGCGACGATCCGCCCCTCCGCCTTGGCGACGATCTTGCTGGTCACCACCAGTACGTCGCCGTCGGCGAGCCAGGGCGCCTGTGCCGCAATATGTTCCGCGACATCGTCACCCGGCCGGAACTCCGGCAGCCCTGGGACGGGAATGATCCGGACCTCACCGCCGGGCGCGTGATCGCCCGCTCGCGCCTGCTCGCTCACGAGGCGACCCCCGCGATATCCAGTGCCGCGCGCACCATTTCGGCGGTCGCGGCCGGATCGGTCATCAGCAGCGGCACACTGCGTACCTCCACGCCGGGCACCTCGGCCTCGTCGGTGGAATGGATGAGCCAGCCGTCCAGGATGCCGGTGTCCGAGCGAGCGCCGAAGTGCCGTCCGATCGCCTCCGCGGAGGTCTCCACCCCGATCACCTCGAGGCATTCATCGGCCATGCCGCGCAACGGTTTTCCGTCGATCACCGGTGACAGCCCCACCACCTTGGCGGACGTGGTGCGCAGTGCGCCCCGGATACCGGGCACCGCGAGTATCGCGCCGATGCTCACCACGGGGTTCGACGGGGCGAGCAGAATCGCGTCAGCCTGCTCTATGATTTCTGTCACACCGGGGGCAGGTTTGGCTTGATCCGCCCCGATTGTGACGAATCCATGGGTCTCGACGTTTGCCCGGTACCGTACCCACCACTCCTGGAAATGAATCGCGCGGCGTTCGCCAGGGTTGTCGGGGTCACTGATCACTACATGGGTTTCACATCTGTCGTCGGTCGCCGGGAGAAGTTTCACACCGGGTTCCCAGCGGTTGCACAGCGCTTCGGTTACCGCCGAGAGCGGGTATCCCGCGCGCAGCATTTCACTGCGCACGAGATGTGTCGCGATATCGCGATCTCCGAGCCCGAACCAATCCGGTTGGGCGTGATATTTCGCCAGTTCCTCCTTGGCGTGCCACGTTTCTCCGACCCGGCCCCAGCCACGCTCGGTATCGATACCCCCACCCAGCGTGTACATGCAGGTGTCCAGGTCGGGACAGATTCGTAAACCGTGCATCCAGACGTCATCGCCGACGTTCACCAGTGCCGTTACATCCGCGTTCGGCAGCAGTTCTCGCACGCCTTGCAAGAAGCGCGCGCCACCGACTCCTCCGACCAACACGGCAATGCGTGGTTGCGCATCATCGCGTGTGATCGGCGCCGCGATGTCCGCTTGTTCTCCAGTCACATCCGCACAGCCTATGCGGTGCTCGGAACCACTCGTTCGAGTACGTATTTGCTGGTCATTTGCTACTCCGGCGTTACCGAACCGCGCCGAAGGCGGCCACGGATAGTAACGGAATTGTGTCGGCAGCTTGACCATCGCTGCGTCCGGCGTGTCTAATCACAGACATGTCATTCCGGGTCCGCGCGAGAGCATATGTCGCAGACCGGATTTCGAACAAGCGTTCGTACCGGAACGACAAGCTCGGGGATGTCCGCGGGACTACGTCGCGGTGTGGGACCGTCGGTGGGCACGTTCGGTCCGACGGAAAAATCATTCTGCGCTAACACACAGTGAGGAGGCGGAGCGATGGCCGATGAGCTGGCCCCGTCGGGCATTCCGGGCGGTGTATCGCAAACCGATTCCACAACATGCGCAGTACCAGGCGACTGCGCTGACGGCCGGAACGACGAACGAGAGGGGGACAGCACGGTGACATCCGAACCGGGACAGCTCGACAGAGCCCCGCAGGGCGGACAGTGGGCGCGCACACAACGCAAACCCGAGCCACCGCAGCTGAGTCTCATCGTCACCGACTTCGATTCGATGTTCGACACCATCGAGGAGCAGTGGCAGGAACGGGCGCTGTGCGCCCAGACCGATCCCGAGGCCTTCTTCCCCGAAAAGGGCGGCTCCACAAGAGAAGCCAAACGGATCTGCCTGGGCTGTGAGGTACGTGACGAGTGCTTGGAGTACGCACTCGCCCACGATGAACGTTTCGGTATCTGGGGCGGCCTGTCCGAACGCGAACGCCGCCGCCTCAAGCGCGGCATCAGCTAGGGCTGCCACGCCTCCCCGCGCCTCTGCGGACGAGCGAGAGCCGCGTAGGTCGCGTTGCGGGGCGGCGGTCGGGAGCGTGATTGGGTTCCGGACGTTCCCGGTGATTTACCCGTGCTCACGAAATCTGTTGTCACGGCTCCCCGTTCGCCTCGCTTCGCTTCGGCGGAGCGAGGCGGCGGGGCCGGTGTCGTATCCGGCTCGCGGGTCAATCTCCCGTCGGGTCTATCACTTCCGGGTCTACGCCCAAGTATGTGGCTATCTGCTGGACGAGTACTTCGCGCAACAGGTCCAGGAGGTCTTCCGGGTCGTGAGCTCGGAGTTCGAGAGGTTTGCGGAACAGGACCACTCGGGCTCGGGTGGCGGCGTTGTGACGGTCCATACCCGCGGGGACGAGGCGGGAAAGCGGGACCGGGCCGTCGGCCACGACCTCGTCGGGCCAGGTGACCGAATCCGGGTGTAGGGGGCGGATCTTCGGGACGTCGTCGACCGCGATGTCGAGTTTGGTCAGGCGGTCGTGCCAGCGGGCGTCCAAGGGGGCGAACGCCTCCAGCACCAGCCGGTCGAACTGCTGACCGCGGGTGCGGCGCGCGGGCGCCGACGGCGGCAGCATGGGTCCGCGAACGCCGCGCCCACGGCGCACCACCGAACGGCTCGTCACCGGCCGTCTCTTCGAACGGGTCATATTTTCGACAGTAGTCACCGCGATCGCGCGACGGCGAAAGGATCTCCGCGACCGGCCGCACTGTAGTCAGCGTGTCTGTCTGCGACACACGGCCCGGGGGGGTTAGTCTGCTTGGCGTGATTCCCATGCGTCGTTGCTGCCGCCCCGGCTGCAAGAATCCGGCCGTCGCGACGCTCACCTATGTCTACTCGGACTCGACCGCCGTCGTCGGCCCCCTCGCCACCGTCGCCGAGCCGCACTCCTGGGATCTGTGTGAGACCCACGGTTCCCGCATCACCGCGCCCAAGGGCTGGGAGATGGTCCGCCACGAGGGCGGCTTCTCCTCCAGCACACCGGACGACGACGATCTGACCGCACTGGCCGAGGCCGTCCGCGAGGCCGGGATGCGTCGCCGCGCACCGGAACCCGAACAGCCCGGCTACTCCGACTACACGCCGCCGCCGTCCCGGCCGCAGCGTCCCGGCCGCACCGGCCGTCGCGGGCACCTGCGGGTGCTGCCCGATCCGCCGAACTGAGACCGCAACACCCGCTACCGGCCTGAAGCCCGATCGGGGGCGGGGTCCTATTAGGGTGTTGGTCATGACAGTCGCCCGGTCCGCCGAGTCCGTTCACGCAGTTGTCAAGGCATACGACGTTCGCGGGGTTGTCGGAGAGCAGATCGACGCGGCGTTCGTCCGCGATGTCGGCGCGGCCTTCGCCCGGCTGATGCGTGATTCCGCCACCCGTATCGCCATCGGTCACGATATGCGCGAATCCTCTCCGGAACTGGCCGCCGCCTTCGCCGACGGCGTCCTGGACCAAGGGCTCGACGTCGTTCACATCGGACTCGCCTCCACCGATCAGCTGTACTTCGCCTCCGGTCATCTCCAGTGCCCGGGCGCCATGTTCACCGCCAGCCACAATCCCGCCCGCTACAACGGCATCAAACTGTGCAAGGCCAACGCCCTGCCCGTGGGTCAGGAGACCGGCCTGGCGACGATCGCGGACGAACTGATCGAGGGTGTGCCCGCCGGTCCGGGACCGCGCGGCACCGCGACCGAACAGAATCTGCTCGAGGCGTATGCCGAATTCCTGCGCGGACTGGTCGATCTGAGCGGAATCCGGCCGCTGAAGGTCGCCGTCGACGCCGGTAACGGGATGGGTGGGTACACCGTGCCCGCCGTGCTCGGCGCGGTGTCGCAGCTGACCATCGAACCGCTGTACTTCGAACTCGACGGCTCGTTCCCCAATCACGAAGCCAATCCGCTGGATCCGAAGAATCTGGTGGACCTGCAGAAGTTCGTCCGCGAGACCGGCGCCGACATCGGCCTGGCCTTCGACGGTGACGCCGACCGCTGCTTCGTGGTGGACGAGCGCGGCGAACCGGTCTCCCCCTCGGCGGTGACCGCGCTGGTCGCCGAGCGCGAACTCGCCAAGGAGCCCGGCGCCACCATCATCCACAACCTGATCACCTCCCAGTCCGTGCCGGAACTGGTCACCGAACTCGGCGGCACCCCGGTCCGCACCCGGGTCGGGCATTCGTTCATCAAGCAGCAGATGGCGTCGACGGGCGCGATCTTCGGCGGTGAGCACTCCGCGCACTACTACTTCCGCGACTTCTGGGGCGCCGACTCCGGAATGCTCGCGGCGCTGCACGTCCTCGCGGCGCTCGGCGGGAGCGACGGGCCCGAAGGCGGCAGCTTGCGTAACCACGAAGGGCCCCGCGGACGCCGCATCGAGCACAGCGAGAAGGACGACCGGACGATGTCGGAACTCTCGTCCTCCTACAGCACGTACGCGGCCTCCGGCGAGATCAACTCCACCGTGGCGGATGCGAAGGACCGGACACTCGCGGTCGTCACCGCGTTCGAGGGACGCGCCCGCTCGGTGGACCGTCTCGACGGCGTGACCGTGCGGCTGCCCGGCAACGCGTGGTTCAATCTGCGCGCATCCAATACCGAGCCGCTGCTGCGACTCAACGTCGAGGCCCGTTCGCAGGAGGAAGTAGACGCACTCGTGACCGAGATTCTGAGCATCGTGCGCGGCTGACTGGAATAGTGGAATCACAGGGCTTGGATTCACCCGGGGACAACGATTTCACCCGGTGTGGTGACCCGATTGAGGGGAGGTGGCAACGCCCGATGATCGCAGGGACACCCGTACTCGACCTCGATGACGTCGCCTCGTTGGAGGCCGCGGATTCCGGGGGAATTCTGCGTTCGGCCGCCTCCGGGGGCGCACAGGTGCGCGCAACCGCGGCCGACATCGCCGAGGGCGCACTCGCCCGGCTGGACGGTTTGCGACCGCGCAGTCTGGTACTCGTCTCCGGCACCGGCCGGGCGGCACGCGCGGTGACGCTGCTGCAGGCGGCGTTCGGCGACCGCGCCGGACTGCCCATCGTGGGCGCCACCACCATTCCGCAGTGGGTCGGCTCGCTGGACGTGGTGATCGTCGCGGGCGACGACTCCGCCGATCCGCGATTGACCGGCGCCGTGGACCGGGCGCTGCGCCGCGGCGCCGAGGTCGTGGTCGCCGCACCCGACGAGGGACCCATGCGTGCCGCGGCCGCCGGACGCGCGACCGTCCTCGCGCCGCGGGTCCGGGTGCTCGACCACAATCGGATCCTGCGATTCGTCGCAGTCGGTGTCGCGGTGCTGCAGGCCATCGACCCCACCCATATCGGCCCGCTGGTTCCGGATCTCGAACTGCTCGCGGATGTGCTCGATGCCGAGGCGCTGCGCGACGGCCCGCACAACGAGGTCTTCCACAACCCGGCGAAGACCCTCGCGGCCCGGATGCGCGAGCGGCGACTGGTGCTCAGCGGCGATTCCCCCGCCGCCGCGGTGGTCGCCCAGCACGGTGCCGAGGTGCTGTTGCAGACCGCGGGACAGATCGCCGCCGCGGCCGATCTCACCGAGGCCGTGGCCGCGAACGCACGGCTCGTCGAATCCGCCGCGGTCACCGCGCCCGGCTACGATCCGCTGTTCCACGACGAGCAGCTCGACGGCCCGGCGCCGGTCGACCGGGCCCGGGTGTTCGTGGTCAGCGCCGATGCCGATCAGGTCGCGGCGCGGCGGCGGCTGGCCGTCTTCGGCACCGGCGCGGGCATCGTCGACGCCGATCTGGTGAACGTCGATGTCGAGTTGATGCGGACGGAGGCCAGCGTGCCGCGCGACGCCGGTGCGGGTGAGCCGCAGTCGCCGGTGGCCGGACGCGGCAGCGAACTCGAACAACTGGCGGTGCTGATACTGCGACTCGAGATGGCCGCGGCCTATCTGCGGCTGCTCACCGGCCCGGCGGCCGCGACCCGGCCCGGCCATTACGACGGGGGCCGCTACTAGTGCACGAACTCGTTGGTGCGTTGCGCTCCTATGCCTGGGGATCCCGCACCGCACTCGCTCAGCTGTGCGGTCGGGACGTTCCCTCGGCCCATCCCGAGGCCGAATTGTGGTTCGGCGCCCACCCCGCCGATCCGGCGAAGATCCTGTCCGACGGCGAATCCCGATCGCTGCTGGAATTGCTCGAGACCGATCCGGCCCGGGAATTGGGTTCGGTGGCGCCGGAATTCGGCGGGCGGCTGCCGTTCCTGCTGAAGATCCTCGCCGCCGAGGAACCGCTGTCGCTGCAGGCCCACCCCAGCGCCGCGCAGGCCCGCTCCGGGTTCGACCGGGAGAACCACGCCCGGGTCCCGCTGGACTCGCCGATGCGCAACTATCGCGACGACAGCCACAAACCCGAACTGGTGGTGGCACTCGACCGATTCGAGGCACTGGCCGGATTCCGCGATCCGCTGCGCACGGTGGAACTGCTCGAATCCCTGGCCGTCCCCGAGTTGACGCCGTACGCGGAACTGCTTGCCGCCCAACCCGATGCCGGTGGCCTGCGCACCCTGTTCACCACCTGGATCACGCTGCCGCAGACCGCGCTGGCCACCCTGCTGCCGAAGGTGCTCGACGGCTGCGTCCGCTATCTCAAACAGACCGACCCCGAATCACCGCGGCAACCCAAGGAGTTCGCGGCCGAGGCCCAGACGACGCTGGAGCTGGCCGAGGGCTATCCCGGCGACGCGGGCGTGCTGGCGGCCCTGCTGCTGAACCGGCTGACGCTCGAACCCGGGCAGGGGTTGTTCCTGGACGCCGGTAGCCTGCACGCGTATCTGCGCGGTATCGGCGTGGAGATCATGGCGAACTCCGACAACGTGTTGCGCGGCGGGCTCACCCCCAAACACGTCGACGTACCGGAGCTGCTGCGGGTCCTGGACTTCGAGCCGCTGCGGCTGCCGATCATCGAACCCGAGCCCGTGGGCCCGGGTTCGTACCGGTACCGCACGCCCGCACCGGAATTCGCGCTCCGGCGATTCGAACTCGACGCGGACGGCGACGAGGTGGCGATCCCGCGAACCGGCCCCGGCATCATGCTCGTGACGGCGGGAACCGTGCGGCTGTCCCAGGGCGGTACCGAGTTGTCCGTCACCGCGGGCAGTGCGGCGTGGATCTCGGCCGCCGACACCGATATCCGGGCCGCCGCCGTGGACGGCCCGGCGCAGCTGTTCTGCGCCTGTGTGGGTGAGTGACTCTAGTCGACAGCGCCGACACCGGGCCTTGTAGATTGATCGACAAATCGGACATCTTCCGGCGCGCGCCGGCGACGAAAGGACCGGGGCGACACCATGTCTGCAGGTGGCGGTAAGAAGGCGATCTTCGCGGCATTGTCGGCGAACGCCGGTATCGCGGTGGCGAAATTCGTCGGCGCGGCGATCACCGGCTCGGGGTCGATGCTGGCCGAGGCCGTGCACTCGGTGGCCGACACCGGTAATCAGGGCCTGCTGCTGCTCGGCCAGAAGCGCGCCGAGCAGGAGGCCGACGATCTGCACCCGTTCGGCTACGGACGCAACCGGTACTTCTACTCCTTCGTCGTGGCGCTGGTGCTGTTCTCCCTGGGGTCGATGTACGCGATCTACGAGGGCGTGCACAAGATCCAGCATCCCGAGGAGCTGAGTTCGCCGCTGGTGGCGATCGTCATCCTCGGTATCGCGGCGGCGCTGGAGGGCTACAGTTTCCGCACCGCGATGAAGGAATCCTCACCGCTGCGGCAGGGTGCGAGCTGGTGGCGGTTCATCCGGAATTCGCGCAGTCCCGAACTGCCCGTGGTGCTGCTGGAGGACACGGGTGCGCTGATCGGTCTGCTGATCGCGCTCCTCGCGGTGATCCTCACCGTACTGACCGACAATCCGGTCTGGGACGGTATCGGCACCCTCGGCATCGGCGTCCTGCTGGGCGTGATCGCGGTGGTGCTGATCGTAGAGATGAAGAGTCTGCTGATCGGCGAGGGTGCCACCCCGGCCGAGGACTCGGCGATCCGCACCAATCTGGTCGACGGCAGCCGCATCGACCGGGTGATCCACCTGCGCACCCAATATCTGGGCCCCGAGGAGATGCTGGTGGCGGCCAAGGTGGCGATCCTGCCCGGCCTGGACATCGCGCAGATCGCGACGGCCATCGACGATGCCGAGGCGCGCGTACGCACCGCGGTGCCCGCGGCTCGGGTCATCTATATCGAACCGGATCTGTATCGGACGCAGAAGGCACTGTGAGCGACAATCGCGTAGCGGCTCGCCGGGCCGATCGGGTGCGGGTGTCCCGCAAATTGCAGCAGTCGGTCGGATAGCCCGGTAGCGCCGAAGTGCCCGAGCGCACGGCGGCGATCATCGCGAATCCGGCCGTCGGATCGGCGCGCGCAGCAACGTTTCCGGGGGCGTCCGGATGCCGAACCGATCCCGCAGGACGTGCGCGGCCGCATGCATTCCGCACATCCCGTGCACGCCCGGGCCGGGCGGGGTGGCCGAGGAGCACAGGTACACCCCCGGCAGCGGGGTGGCATACGGGTCCCAGTGCGGGGTGGGGCGAAAGACGGTCTGCCGCAGACTCATCGCACCGGCGGCGATATCGCCGCCGACATAGTTGGCATTGTGCGCGGGCATTCGGGCCGCGGTGCGGACGTGGGTGCCGCGGATCAGATCGCGGAACCCGGGCGCGAAACGTTCGAGCTGGGCGATGATTTCGGCACTCACGTCGCGATCGGATCCGTTCGGGACGTGGGCGTAGGTGTAGAGCGTATGGCCGCCGGACGGCGCGCGGGAATCATCGACCACCCCCGGCTGGATCACGAGTACATAGGGACGCGGC
Encoded here:
- a CDS encoding rubredoxin → MSAFRCPVCDYVYDEVKGEPHEGFPAGTPWDSVPDDWCCPDCGVREKIDFEEAL
- a CDS encoding TetR family transcriptional regulator, with the protein product MPRNGVRVPYQEAARSLLRTSVLDAVRELLVERDWGKITLGDVAAQAGVSRQTLYNEFGSRTGLAQAYALRLADQLVDHVGAAIDDNVGDARSAFREGLANFILDSAADPLVQSLVVGEAKLDLLRLITLDAGPLIEHAAQRLAAAFERSWVGASSSQADVLAHALVRIAISYIPTPAAVHRDAPEELSLLLSPYVEAILAASERG
- a CDS encoding alkane 1-monooxygenase, whose amino-acid sequence is MSTEAGASSGVLDSGWRDRKRYLWLWGLFAPTGLFIIGLPSIWALNELGWHTLARVPFWLGPILIYLVIPAADLFFGADGENPPDEVMEYLENDRYYRYLTYIYLPFQYASLVMACYLITAGNLSWLGIDGGLGVVDKIGLALTVGMIGGIGINTAHELGHKKVHLERWLSRIALAQTWYGHFYIEHNRGHHVRVATPEDPASSRIGETFWAFWPRTVWGSLRSAWGLERTRLERLGKRPWTRHNDVLSAWAMSLLLYAVLVAVFGIGLLPYLILQAVVGFSLLEAVNYLEHYGLLRQRTDRGRYERPLPRHSWNSDHIVTNIFLYHLQRHSDHHAYPTRRYQTLRSWDGAPNLPSGYASMILLAYFPPLWRRVMDKRVIAHYEGDLSLANVHPPKRSRVLARYAEEER
- a CDS encoding WhiB family transcriptional regulator produces the protein MFDTIEEQWQERALCAQTDPEAFFPEKGGSTREAKRICLGCEVRDECLEYALAHDERFGIWGGLSERERRRLKRGIS
- a CDS encoding rubredoxin, whose translation is MSGEFRIYQCIQCGFEYDEEQGWPDEGIAPGTRWDDIPDDWTCPDCGAAKADFFMVEIERS
- a CDS encoding coenzyme F420-0:L-glutamate ligase, encoding MSEQARAGDHAPGGEVRIIPVPGLPEFRPGDDVAEHIAAQAPWLADGDVLVVTSKIVAKAEGRIVAAPLDPEERDAVRRKLVDAEAVRVLARKGRTLITENRIGIVQAASGVDGSNVEQGELVLLPTDPDASAKAIRSELARRLGVEVAVVITDTMGRAWRIGQIDAAIGAAGLRVVHDYAGAVDGQGNELQVTQVAVADELAAAADLAKGKLGGVPVAVVRGLATVDDGSTAKDLLRGGEEDLFWLGTAEAIERGRREALLVRRSVRSFAATPVEPELIRAAVADALTAPAPHHTHPVRFVWVREPELRARLLNAMAARWRDDLGGDGLAPERVERRVARGRILFDAPEVIIPFCVPDGAHDYPDQRRRAAESTMFTVAVGAAVQGLLVALATRGVGSCWIGSTIFAPEVTREVLDLAGDWNPLGAIAVGYPEEELQPREPRPGGFGLIEL
- a CDS encoding NUDIX hydrolase, with protein sequence MSAASLHASATELLENWYPATHPEQSIREAMLAFLGSAPRGCLREHAPGHITASAVVFSADGREVLLTLHPRVGRWIQLGGHCEPGDETVVDAALREATEESGIDGLVVEPGLYGAQAHPITCSLGVPTRHLDLLFKIHAPRGAIPVRSAESTDLRWWPVDALPADSDVLMR
- the cofD gene encoding 2-phospho-L-lactate transferase — protein: MVKLPTQFRYYPWPPSARFGNAGVANDQQIRTRTSGSEHRIGCADVTGEQADIAAPITRDDAQPRIAVLVGGVGGARFLQGVRELLPNADVTALVNVGDDVWMHGLRICPDLDTCMYTLGGGIDTERGWGRVGETWHAKEELAKYHAQPDWFGLGDRDIATHLVRSEMLRAGYPLSAVTEALCNRWEPGVKLLPATDDRCETHVVISDPDNPGERRAIHFQEWWVRYRANVETHGFVTIGADQAKPAPGVTEIIEQADAILLAPSNPVVSIGAILAVPGIRGALRTTSAKVVGLSPVIDGKPLRGMADECLEVIGVETSAEAIGRHFGARSDTGILDGWLIHSTDEAEVPGVEVRSVPLLMTDPAATAEMVRAALDIAGVAS